In the genome of Burkholderia diffusa, one region contains:
- a CDS encoding LysR family transcriptional regulator: MSWDDLRYFLAVMRGGSLSAAARALQVQHSTVARRIDALESALGIRLFDRLPRGWPPTDEGLHLAEHAARVEADVHAFARAAQGAAALDGVVRVSASPVFASHFLAPRLARAQRAWPALRIDLMGEMHASNLYAREADLAVRLSRPNEPGLAARRLGTMRFALCASPDWAAAPPDTWAFLGYDDALAQMPQQQWLERFAAGRRFAFIANDLAALHRACVAGAGVALLPRFLVDTSATDADADESASAPALADPSLPSTAALVELTSMPRCDVEREIWLVVHPDVRRSPRVQRVADAIADAVRDAHGHL, translated from the coding sequence ATGAGCTGGGACGACCTCCGCTATTTCCTGGCGGTGATGCGCGGCGGCAGCCTGTCGGCCGCCGCGCGGGCACTGCAGGTCCAGCATTCGACGGTCGCCCGGCGCATCGATGCGCTGGAGTCCGCGCTCGGCATCCGGCTGTTCGACCGGCTGCCGCGCGGCTGGCCGCCGACCGACGAAGGCCTGCACCTTGCCGAGCATGCAGCCCGCGTCGAAGCCGATGTGCATGCATTCGCGCGCGCCGCGCAGGGAGCGGCGGCGCTCGACGGCGTCGTGCGCGTGTCGGCGTCGCCGGTGTTCGCGAGCCATTTCCTCGCGCCGCGACTTGCCCGCGCGCAGCGCGCGTGGCCGGCGCTGCGCATCGATCTGATGGGCGAGATGCACGCGTCCAATTTGTACGCGCGCGAAGCCGACCTCGCGGTACGGCTGTCGCGGCCAAACGAGCCGGGGCTGGCCGCGCGCCGGCTCGGCACGATGCGCTTCGCGCTGTGCGCGTCGCCCGACTGGGCCGCCGCGCCGCCCGACACCTGGGCGTTCCTCGGCTACGACGACGCACTCGCACAAATGCCGCAGCAGCAATGGCTCGAACGCTTCGCGGCCGGACGCCGCTTCGCGTTCATCGCCAACGACCTGGCCGCGCTGCATCGTGCGTGCGTGGCCGGCGCAGGGGTCGCGTTGCTGCCGCGGTTTCTCGTCGACACGTCGGCGACGGATGCGGACGCGGACGAAAGCGCGAGCGCGCCGGCTTTGGCCGATCCGTCGCTGCCGAGCACCGCCGCGCTCGTCGAGTTGACGTCCATGCCCCGTTGCGATGTCGAGCGCGAGATCTGGCTCGTCGTCCACCCGGACGTGCGGCGCTCGCCGCGCGTGCAGCGCGTCGCCGATGCCATCGCCGACGCGGTTCGCGACGCTCACGGGCATTTGTAG
- a CDS encoding metal-dependent hydrolase, which produces MTTPHMMPVRRDIRFALPPERAKDWHVQGVPVTHFMNALSLLFPAGERFFMDSVRNYRDRIEDPELKKQVLGFIGQEAMHTREHIEYNDLLQSSGLPAHKLDKRLWAILGFFKKVLPHSMQLAITIALEHYTAILANQLLSGHEHRIDGSVEGYQQMWMWHAMEETEHKAVSYDVWNAVMKPGLGSYLLRTGTMLTTTVLFWAIVFDFHVRLMRAHRREHGTFGGMWRLVKYLYSPRHGVFPSIAREWLDYFRPGFHPWDHDNHQYLQGLDTLLANIDATNARHAAQAAPRRVPLHPVAQA; this is translated from the coding sequence ATGACGACCCCGCACATGATGCCGGTACGGCGCGACATCCGCTTCGCGCTGCCGCCCGAACGCGCGAAGGACTGGCACGTCCAGGGCGTGCCCGTCACGCACTTCATGAACGCACTGTCGCTGCTGTTCCCGGCCGGCGAGCGCTTCTTCATGGATTCGGTGCGCAACTACCGCGACCGCATCGAGGATCCCGAACTGAAGAAGCAGGTGCTCGGCTTCATCGGCCAGGAAGCGATGCACACGCGCGAGCACATCGAGTACAACGACCTGCTGCAGTCGTCCGGCCTGCCCGCGCACAAGCTCGACAAGCGGCTGTGGGCGATCCTCGGCTTCTTCAAGAAAGTGCTGCCGCATTCGATGCAGCTCGCGATCACGATCGCGCTCGAACACTACACGGCGATCCTTGCGAACCAGCTGCTGTCGGGCCACGAACACCGGATCGACGGGTCGGTCGAAGGCTATCAGCAGATGTGGATGTGGCACGCGATGGAGGAAACCGAGCACAAGGCCGTGTCGTACGACGTATGGAACGCCGTGATGAAGCCGGGCCTCGGCAGCTACCTGCTGCGCACGGGCACGATGCTGACGACGACGGTGTTGTTCTGGGCGATCGTGTTCGACTTCCACGTTCGCCTGATGCGCGCGCACCGTCGCGAGCACGGCACGTTCGGCGGCATGTGGCGCCTCGTGAAGTACCTGTACAGCCCGAGGCACGGCGTGTTCCCGAGCATCGCGCGCGAATGGCTCGACTACTTCCGCCCGGGCTTCCATCCGTGGGACCACGACAATCATCAGTACCTGCAGGGGCTCGACACGCTGCTCGCGAACATCGACGCGACCAACGCGCGCCATGCCGCGCAGGCCGCCCCGCGCCGCGTGCCGCTGCATCCGGTTGCACAGGCATGA
- a CDS encoding GNAT family N-acetyltransferase: protein MSAAPACVVVRDATDPDLAAIHAIYAHHVRHSVASFEETPPDVDELRARRDAVLRHGLPYLVAECDGRIAGYAYATPYRTRSAYRHTIEDSIYIDDAQRGRGIGRALLAALIARCEAGPWRQMIAVIADGGTGGSTSLHRAFGFEPAGVLKAVGFKHGRWIDTALMQRALGDGARTLPASPEPVASR from the coding sequence ATGTCCGCCGCCCCCGCCTGCGTTGTCGTCCGCGACGCGACCGATCCCGATCTCGCCGCCATTCACGCGATCTACGCACACCACGTGCGCCACAGCGTCGCGTCGTTCGAGGAGACGCCGCCCGACGTCGACGAGCTGCGCGCTCGCCGCGACGCGGTGCTGCGCCACGGGCTGCCCTATCTCGTTGCGGAATGCGACGGCCGCATCGCCGGCTACGCGTACGCAACGCCGTATCGCACGCGCAGCGCGTACCGCCATACGATCGAGGATTCGATCTACATCGACGACGCACAGCGCGGCCGCGGCATCGGCCGCGCACTCCTCGCGGCGCTGATCGCGCGTTGCGAGGCCGGCCCGTGGCGGCAGATGATCGCGGTGATCGCCGACGGCGGCACCGGCGGCTCGACGTCGCTGCACCGCGCATTCGGTTTCGAGCCGGCGGGCGTGCTGAAGGCGGTCGGTTTCAAGCACGGCCGCTGGATCGATACCGCGCTGATGCAGCGCGCGCTCGGCGACGGCGCACGCACGCTCCCCGCCTCGCCCGAGCCAGTCGCGTCGCGCTAG
- a CDS encoding sulfonate ABC transporter substrate-binding protein has product MIRFTRWITRAAATALVALTATAAFAQGSADKVVRIGYQKAGLLSVVKTQGALEARLKTLGYNVQWFEFPAGPQLLEALNANSIDFGYTGAPPPVFAQAAGVRFVYVGAEPPSPHNEAVFVKADSPVRSLADLRGKKVALQKGSSANYLLLEALKKAGVRYDEIRPVYLPPADARAAFESGNVDAWAVWDPYYAAAQNSLKIRTLSDYTGLTPANNFYEATRDFAEQHADVVGTILKQLRETGLWVNGHPAETAALIAPKVGLPLPLVETWIKRVPFGAVPVDEKIVAVQQGVADAFYAAKLIPQKLSVADNAWSDKRVASALAAK; this is encoded by the coding sequence ATGATTCGTTTCACCCGCTGGATCACCCGCGCCGCCGCCACGGCGCTCGTCGCCCTCACCGCCACCGCCGCGTTCGCGCAGGGCAGCGCCGACAAGGTCGTGCGCATCGGCTACCAGAAGGCCGGCCTGCTGTCCGTCGTCAAGACGCAGGGCGCGCTCGAGGCGCGGCTCAAGACGCTCGGCTACAACGTCCAGTGGTTCGAATTCCCGGCCGGCCCGCAGTTGCTCGAGGCGCTGAACGCGAACAGCATCGACTTCGGCTACACGGGCGCGCCGCCGCCGGTGTTCGCGCAAGCCGCCGGCGTGCGCTTCGTGTACGTCGGCGCGGAACCGCCGTCGCCGCACAATGAAGCCGTGTTCGTCAAAGCCGATTCGCCGGTCCGCTCGCTCGCCGACCTGCGCGGCAAGAAGGTCGCGCTGCAGAAAGGTTCGAGCGCGAACTACCTGCTGCTCGAAGCGCTGAAGAAGGCGGGCGTGCGCTATGACGAGATCCGCCCTGTTTACCTGCCGCCCGCCGATGCGCGCGCCGCGTTCGAGAGCGGCAACGTCGACGCATGGGCCGTCTGGGATCCGTACTACGCGGCCGCTCAGAATTCGCTGAAGATCCGCACGCTGTCCGACTACACGGGCCTCACGCCCGCGAACAACTTCTACGAGGCAACGCGCGACTTCGCGGAGCAGCATGCCGACGTGGTCGGCACGATCCTGAAGCAATTGCGCGAGACGGGCCTGTGGGTCAACGGGCATCCGGCAGAAACGGCCGCGCTGATCGCGCCGAAGGTCGGCCTGCCGCTGCCGCTCGTGGAAACGTGGATCAAGCGCGTGCCGTTCGGCGCGGTGCCGGTCGACGAGAAGATCGTCGCGGTTCAGCAGGGGGTGGCCGATGCGTTTTATGCGGCGAAGCTGATTCCGCAGAAGCTCAGCGTCGCGGATAACGCGTGGAGCGACAAGCGCGTGGCGAGCGCGCTCGCGGCGAAGTAA
- a CDS encoding flavin-containing monooxygenase: MNARTLPFGPPGHDGLDETIDIAIIGTGFAGLGMAIRLRQTGVTDFVVLEKAASVGGTWRDNHYPGCACDVQSHVYSFSFAPNPRWTRMFAPQPEIRAYLEDCVQRFGVGPHLRLNHELQRAEYDEAAQRWRLTFANGKRLSARVLVSGMGGLSRAALPAIPGVEDFKGRAFHSQQWDHDYALEGKRVAVIGTGASAIQFVPQIAPRVKELALFQRTPPWIMPKPDRNLTGLEKWLFRTLPFTQKVVRSGIYWMLESRVLGFAIHPSLMKNVQKLALRHIRKQIPDPELRKAVTPNYTLGCKRVLISNDYYPALSRKNVDVITTGIDHIEADAVVTTDGKRHEVDCLIYGTGFQVADPYPRGAIIGRGGLDIVDAWRDGAHAYLGTTLPGYPNFFMIVGPNTGLGHNSMVFMIESQIEYILGALNAMRRERADAIEVRPLVEAQFNSDLQGRLKKAIWSTGGCKSWYLDPRTGKNTTLWPGFTWRFRQATAHFSIADYHAYRAPSHDTTARPVAAPAASASTSAEAA; encoded by the coding sequence ATGAATGCTCGCACGTTGCCTTTCGGCCCGCCCGGCCACGACGGCCTGGACGAAACCATCGACATCGCCATCATCGGCACCGGCTTCGCCGGTCTCGGGATGGCCATTCGCCTGCGGCAGACCGGCGTGACCGACTTCGTCGTTCTCGAGAAGGCCGCGTCGGTCGGCGGCACGTGGCGCGACAATCATTACCCCGGGTGTGCGTGCGACGTGCAATCGCACGTCTATTCGTTCTCGTTCGCGCCGAACCCGCGCTGGACGCGCATGTTCGCGCCGCAGCCGGAGATCCGCGCGTATCTGGAAGATTGCGTGCAGCGCTTCGGCGTCGGCCCGCATCTGCGCCTGAACCACGAATTGCAGCGCGCCGAATACGACGAAGCCGCGCAACGCTGGCGCCTCACGTTCGCGAATGGCAAACGGCTGTCTGCGCGCGTGCTGGTGTCGGGGATGGGCGGGCTGTCGCGCGCTGCGCTGCCGGCGATTCCCGGCGTCGAGGACTTCAAGGGGCGCGCGTTCCATTCGCAGCAGTGGGATCACGATTACGCGCTCGAAGGCAAGCGCGTCGCGGTGATCGGCACCGGCGCGAGCGCGATCCAGTTCGTGCCGCAGATCGCGCCGCGCGTGAAGGAACTCGCGCTGTTCCAGCGCACGCCGCCGTGGATCATGCCGAAGCCCGACCGCAACCTGACCGGCCTCGAGAAATGGCTGTTCCGCACGCTGCCGTTCACGCAGAAAGTGGTGCGCAGCGGCATCTACTGGATGCTCGAATCGCGCGTGCTCGGCTTCGCGATCCATCCGTCGCTGATGAAGAACGTGCAGAAGCTCGCACTGCGCCATATCCGCAAGCAGATTCCCGATCCGGAACTGCGCAAGGCCGTCACGCCGAACTACACGCTCGGCTGCAAGCGCGTGCTGATCTCCAACGACTACTATCCGGCGCTGTCGCGCAAGAACGTCGACGTGATCACGACCGGCATCGACCATATCGAAGCCGACGCGGTCGTGACGACCGACGGCAAGCGTCATGAAGTCGATTGCCTGATCTACGGCACGGGCTTCCAGGTGGCCGATCCGTATCCGCGCGGCGCGATCATCGGCCGCGGCGGCCTCGACATCGTCGACGCGTGGCGCGACGGCGCGCATGCGTATCTCGGCACGACGCTGCCGGGCTACCCGAACTTCTTCATGATCGTCGGCCCGAACACCGGCCTCGGTCACAACTCGATGGTGTTCATGATCGAGTCGCAGATCGAATACATCCTCGGCGCGCTGAATGCGATGCGCCGCGAACGCGCGGATGCGATCGAGGTGCGCCCGCTCGTCGAGGCGCAATTCAACAGCGACTTGCAGGGCAGGCTGAAGAAGGCGATCTGGTCGACGGGCGGCTGCAAGAGCTGGTACCTCGATCCGCGCACCGGCAAGAACACGACCCTGTGGCCGGGCTTCACCTGGCGCTTCCGCCAGGCGACCGCGCACTTCTCGATCGCCGATTACCACGCGTATCGCGCGCCGAGCCACGACACGACCGCGCGGCCCGTCGCCGCGCCCGCCGCTTCCGCTTCCACTTCCGCCGAAGCGGCCTGA
- a CDS encoding quinone oxidoreductase family protein encodes MTQTATATRIGIDRYGDAGVLRRVDAPVAPPGAGEVRIRQTAVGVNFVDIYFRTGAHPLPALPDALGVEAAGVVDAVGAGVTGLDPGQRVAYAGLPTGSYASLRTLPAERVVPVPDGVSDDAVAAGLLKGITVYMLMHRVRQVSAGDAVLVHAAAGGVGLLATQWACALGARVIGTVGSAAKAELARARGAEAVVDYREEDFVAAARAFGGGAGVDYAIDGIGGDVLTRTLGAVRPFGMAASIGQVAAIGARQTIDLDELGPARSIALARPSVLGFIARDVAGYREAARATLERLAGGMHVEIGARLPLEQAADAHRLLESRQTTGGVVLVP; translated from the coding sequence ATGACCCAAACTGCAACCGCCACCCGAATCGGCATCGACCGCTACGGCGACGCCGGCGTGCTGCGCCGCGTCGATGCGCCCGTCGCACCGCCCGGCGCCGGCGAGGTGCGGATTCGCCAGACCGCCGTCGGCGTGAATTTCGTCGACATCTATTTCAGGACCGGCGCACATCCGTTGCCGGCACTGCCGGACGCGCTCGGTGTCGAGGCGGCCGGCGTGGTCGATGCGGTGGGGGCCGGCGTGACGGGGCTGGACCCGGGCCAGCGCGTCGCATATGCGGGGCTGCCGACCGGCAGCTACGCGAGCCTGCGCACGCTGCCCGCCGAGCGCGTGGTGCCCGTGCCCGATGGCGTGAGCGACGACGCAGTCGCGGCCGGGCTGCTGAAAGGCATTACCGTCTACATGCTGATGCATCGCGTGCGGCAGGTGAGCGCCGGCGACGCCGTGCTCGTGCACGCGGCGGCCGGCGGCGTCGGCTTGCTGGCGACGCAGTGGGCGTGCGCGCTCGGCGCGCGGGTGATCGGCACGGTCGGGTCGGCCGCGAAGGCGGAACTGGCGCGCGCGCGCGGGGCGGAGGCGGTGGTCGACTATCGCGAGGAGGACTTCGTCGCGGCGGCCCGCGCGTTCGGCGGGGGCGCGGGCGTCGACTATGCGATCGACGGGATCGGCGGCGACGTGCTCACGCGTACGCTCGGCGCGGTCCGGCCGTTCGGGATGGCCGCGAGCATCGGGCAGGTCGCCGCGATCGGCGCCCGGCAGACGATCGACCTCGACGAACTGGGCCCGGCCCGCTCGATCGCGCTGGCGCGGCCGAGCGTGTTGGGTTTCATCGCGCGCGACGTGGCGGGGTACCGGGAGGCGGCGCGCGCGACGCTCGAACGGCTCGCAGGCGGGATGCACGTGGAGATCGGCGCGCGGCTGCCGCTCGAGCAGGCGGCGGACGCGCATCGGTTGCTGGAATCGCGACAGACGACGGGCGGGGTGGTGCTGGTGCCGTAA
- a CDS encoding SDR family NAD(P)-dependent oxidoreductase, with product MRDFANKVAAITGAGSGMGRSLAVQLAQAGCHVSLADKNGVGLAETERIVRAIAPNVRVSTRVLDVGDRDAMFAWADDTAKEHGKVNLIFNNAGVALSSTIEGMEYGDLEWIVNINFWGVVHGTKAFLPHLKASGDGHVINTSSIFGIFSQPGMSGYNATKFAVRGFTESLRQELDMMKCGVSATCVHPGGIRTNIAQSSRVAKNMVGFIVESEQQGKDSFEKFFITTADDAARTILAGVRKNKRRVLIGRDAKAADWMARTLPAAYQALVVLATRREAAKARRAASRYGAPAAAPLHATYNNAGNQGGEQS from the coding sequence ATGAGAGATTTCGCCAACAAGGTCGCCGCGATCACGGGCGCAGGCTCGGGCATGGGCCGCTCGCTCGCCGTGCAGCTCGCACAGGCCGGCTGCCATGTGTCGCTCGCCGACAAGAACGGCGTCGGCCTCGCCGAAACCGAGCGGATCGTCCGCGCGATCGCGCCGAACGTGCGCGTGTCGACGCGCGTGCTCGACGTCGGCGACCGCGACGCGATGTTCGCGTGGGCCGACGACACCGCGAAGGAACACGGCAAGGTCAACCTGATCTTCAACAACGCGGGCGTCGCGCTGTCGAGCACGATCGAAGGCATGGAATACGGCGATCTCGAGTGGATCGTGAACATCAACTTCTGGGGCGTCGTGCATGGCACGAAGGCGTTCCTGCCGCACCTGAAGGCATCGGGCGACGGTCACGTAATCAACACGTCGAGCATCTTCGGGATCTTCTCGCAGCCGGGGATGAGCGGCTACAACGCGACCAAGTTCGCGGTGCGCGGCTTCACCGAATCGCTGCGGCAGGAACTCGACATGATGAAGTGCGGCGTGTCGGCCACCTGCGTGCATCCGGGCGGCATCCGCACCAACATCGCGCAATCGAGCCGCGTCGCGAAGAACATGGTCGGTTTCATCGTCGAGAGCGAGCAGCAAGGCAAGGACAGCTTCGAGAAGTTCTTCATCACGACCGCCGATGATGCCGCGCGCACGATCCTCGCCGGCGTGCGCAAGAACAAGCGCCGCGTGCTGATCGGCCGCGACGCGAAAGCGGCGGACTGGATGGCGCGTACGCTGCCGGCCGCATACCAGGCGCTCGTCGTGCTCGCGACGCGCCGCGAGGCCGCGAAGGCCCGCCGCGCGGCCTCGCGCTACGGCGCGCCGGCAGCCGCGCCGCTTCACGCCACCTACAACAACGCAGGCAATCAGGGAGGAGAACAATCATGA
- a CDS encoding alpha/beta fold hydrolase, producing the protein MARTHEMLTVRSGDVKLAVYVSGPRRAPPLILVHGYPDSAAVWAPVRARLAKRYRVIAYDVRGAGASDAPRHRADYALARLAEDLKAVADATCGDRPFHLVGHDWGSIQCWEAVTDPAFRGRIASYTSISGPCLDHVFRAKMRLRQSLKSWYIAFFHLPVVPSLVWRLGGAALWPRWLQLTERVRPERDPAQLKNALNGLQLYRANFLARARKPRERYAQAPVQILVPMRDRYVTPEMSVDLDRWLGEHVREEIDGAHWIVMRNPDLIAARIDRFAAAHERPAAAAAPAAAARAAAVQRNAGRRLNSVS; encoded by the coding sequence ATGGCGCGCACGCACGAGATGCTGACCGTCCGCTCCGGCGACGTGAAACTCGCCGTCTACGTCAGCGGCCCGCGGCGCGCGCCGCCGCTGATCCTCGTGCACGGTTATCCCGATTCGGCGGCCGTGTGGGCGCCGGTCCGTGCGCGGCTCGCGAAGCGCTATCGCGTGATCGCGTACGACGTGCGGGGCGCCGGCGCGTCCGATGCGCCGCGCCACCGCGCCGACTACGCGCTCGCGCGGCTCGCGGAGGACCTGAAGGCAGTGGCCGATGCGACGTGCGGCGACCGGCCGTTCCATCTGGTCGGTCACGACTGGGGGTCGATCCAGTGCTGGGAGGCCGTGACCGATCCCGCGTTCCGCGGCCGGATCGCGTCGTACACGTCGATCTCCGGCCCGTGCCTCGACCACGTGTTCCGCGCGAAGATGCGGCTCAGGCAGAGCCTGAAGTCGTGGTACATCGCGTTCTTCCACCTGCCGGTCGTGCCGTCGCTGGTCTGGCGTCTCGGCGGCGCCGCGCTGTGGCCGCGCTGGCTGCAACTGACCGAGCGCGTGCGGCCGGAGCGCGATCCCGCGCAGTTGAAGAACGCGCTGAACGGGTTGCAGCTTTACCGCGCGAATTTCCTCGCGCGGGCGAGAAAGCCGCGCGAGCGGTATGCGCAGGCGCCGGTGCAGATCCTCGTGCCGATGCGCGACCGCTACGTGACGCCCGAGATGTCGGTCGATCTCGATCGCTGGCTCGGCGAGCACGTGCGCGAGGAAATCGACGGCGCGCACTGGATCGTCATGCGCAATCCGGACCTGATCGCGGCGCGGATCGACCGGTTCGCGGCCGCGCATGAAAGGCCGGCGGCAGCGGCAGCACCGGCGGCAGCCGCGCGAGCGGCGGCGGTTCAGCGCAATGCCGGCAGGCGCTTGAACAGCGTTTCGTAG
- a CDS encoding putative glycolipid-binding domain-containing protein — protein MREVRWASLEGDGVEHLTFDRSGGGIVVESAVVGQRYGRAYGLAYRVECDPNWRVTYAVLKVMGGGTLALHGDGAGHWHDGSGRALPELDGCVDIDIAATPFTNSLPIGRLGLVRGERRPIDVAYISTPDLKVTPVKQAYTCIEPGRRYRYEGIFRNFTAEMDIDADGLVIDYETLFKRLPALR, from the coding sequence ATGCGCGAAGTGCGTTGGGCGTCGCTCGAGGGCGACGGAGTCGAACATCTGACATTCGACCGGAGCGGCGGTGGCATCGTCGTCGAAAGCGCGGTGGTCGGCCAGCGGTACGGCCGCGCATACGGGCTCGCGTATCGGGTCGAGTGCGATCCCAACTGGCGCGTGACGTACGCGGTGCTCAAGGTAATGGGCGGCGGCACGCTGGCGTTGCACGGCGACGGCGCCGGACACTGGCACGACGGTTCTGGCCGTGCACTGCCGGAACTGGACGGCTGCGTCGACATCGACATCGCGGCGACGCCGTTCACGAATTCGCTGCCGATCGGCCGCCTCGGTCTTGTGCGCGGCGAGCGGCGGCCGATCGACGTCGCATACATTTCGACGCCTGACTTGAAGGTGACGCCGGTCAAGCAGGCGTACACGTGCATCGAGCCGGGTCGGCGCTACCGCTACGAAGGCATTTTCCGGAATTTCACGGCGGAAATGGACATCGACGCCGACGGGCTCGTGATCGACTACGAAACGCTGTTCAAGCGCCTGCCGGCATTGCGCTGA
- a CDS encoding lysoplasmalogenase, translating into MIATLPATYRRLWPLAVAAALLYGLSLAAAPYPGQAAAKAAMGILLLAAGSTCAAPLERAWLCAALATAVLGDVLLALPDWPLSFVLGLGAFLLTHLCYCAIFVRWRARPHGWRTAALIGLWIAAPAFYAAFLPHLGDLLAPVAVYMLVLCAMASFALAARTRGPLVAVGSLVFVGSDTLIGVGRFLGGFPGIDYLIWGLYALAQVTIVAGVFHETAARSIRPR; encoded by the coding sequence TTGATCGCCACGCTTCCCGCCACCTATCGCCGGCTCTGGCCGCTCGCCGTCGCCGCCGCGCTGCTGTACGGACTGTCGCTCGCGGCCGCCCCCTATCCCGGCCAGGCCGCCGCGAAAGCCGCGATGGGCATCCTGCTGCTGGCGGCCGGCAGCACCTGCGCGGCACCGCTCGAGCGTGCATGGCTGTGCGCCGCGCTCGCCACGGCCGTGCTCGGCGACGTGCTGCTCGCGCTGCCCGACTGGCCGCTGTCGTTCGTCCTCGGACTCGGCGCGTTCCTGCTCACGCACCTGTGCTATTGCGCGATCTTCGTGCGCTGGCGCGCACGGCCGCACGGCTGGCGCACCGCTGCGCTGATCGGGCTGTGGATTGCCGCACCGGCGTTCTATGCGGCATTCCTTCCGCACCTCGGCGACCTGCTCGCGCCGGTCGCCGTCTACATGCTCGTGCTGTGCGCGATGGCGAGCTTCGCGCTCGCGGCCCGCACTCGCGGCCCGCTGGTCGCCGTCGGCAGCCTGGTCTTCGTCGGCTCGGATACGCTGATCGGCGTCGGGCGCTTCCTCGGCGGCTTTCCCGGCATCGACTACCTGATCTGGGGCCTCTATGCGCTCGCGCAGGTCACGATCGTCGCCGGGGTTTTCCATGAGACGGCCGCCCGCTCGATCCGTCCCCGATAG
- a CDS encoding MerR family transcriptional regulator: MPKQTPTMPDEAAADSRNEYTVDELARVSDTTVRNVRAYQDRGLLAPPEKRGRVGIYDDTHVARLKLINHLLARGYTLSNIQDLIMAIDEGHDLRSILGLENAIGGRWSHELPKTYSLATLAQMFGPQTASQLSRVTELGLLERRGLSFVAKSPALLEAAAAMTKEGIPPRELLDVISLARPHFDAIARLLVDLVVKRLDRYDAGTLPPVNDVPALVDAIWRLRPLAAVFVEGETNRALEAAASAYLGGRVATILDKKLSDEAARQAGTPDPQGDGDKA; the protein is encoded by the coding sequence ATGCCAAAACAGACTCCAACCATGCCCGACGAGGCCGCGGCGGATTCCCGCAACGAGTACACGGTCGACGAACTCGCGCGCGTGTCCGACACGACCGTGCGCAACGTCCGTGCATACCAGGATCGCGGCCTGCTCGCGCCACCCGAGAAGCGCGGGCGCGTCGGCATCTACGACGACACGCACGTCGCACGCCTGAAGCTGATCAACCACCTGCTCGCGCGCGGCTACACGCTGTCGAATATCCAGGACCTGATCATGGCGATCGACGAAGGTCACGACCTGCGTTCGATCCTCGGCCTGGAAAACGCGATCGGCGGCCGCTGGTCGCACGAACTGCCGAAAACCTATTCGCTCGCCACGCTCGCGCAGATGTTCGGTCCGCAGACGGCGTCGCAATTGTCGCGCGTGACCGAACTCGGTCTGCTCGAACGGCGCGGCCTGTCGTTCGTCGCAAAGAGCCCCGCGCTGCTCGAGGCGGCGGCCGCGATGACGAAGGAAGGCATCCCGCCGCGCGAGCTGCTCGACGTGATCAGCCTCGCGCGGCCGCACTTCGACGCGATCGCGCGGCTGCTCGTCGATCTCGTCGTGAAGCGGCTGGACCGCTACGACGCCGGCACGCTGCCGCCGGTCAACGACGTGCCCGCGCTCGTCGACGCCATCTGGCGGCTGCGCCCGCTCGCGGCCGTGTTCGTCGAAGGCGAGACGAACCGCGCGCTCGAGGCGGCGGCGAGCGCCTATCTCGGCGGCCGTGTCGCGACGATCCTCGACAAGAAGCTGAGCGACGAAGCGGCGCGGCAGGCCGGCACACCCGATCCGCAAGGCGACGGCGACAAAGCATAG